A window of Apium graveolens cultivar Ventura chromosome 8, ASM990537v1, whole genome shotgun sequence contains these coding sequences:
- the LOC141680607 gene encoding uncharacterized protein LOC141680607, translating to MVTSWIHNNVSDSIKKSILFITSASEVWKQLEKRFQLTHGSRKYKLSNELFELKQNGCSVIDFYTSLSSLWEEIEFMNPLPTLTTVTPEMTIFLQALTTQKEEAKLFQFLNGLDDLYSPQRSQILLLHPLPSVEMACAAIQQEESQRDILKPSLSFENDMSAMLGKVAISPD from the coding sequence ATGGTAACCTCTTGGATCCATAATAATGTTTCTGACTCTATTAAGAAATCCATTCTCTTTATCACATCTGCATCTGAAGTTTGGAAGCAGCTAGAAAAGCGATTTCAACTTACTCATGGGTCACGTAAATATAAGTTAAGCAATGAACTGTTTGAACTCAAACAAAATGGTTGTTCTGTTATTGATTTTTATACCTCATTAAGTAGTCTTTGGGAGGAAATTGAATTTATGAATCCGTTGCCTACTCTTACCACTGTCACCCCTGAAATGACCATTTTCCTACAAGCTTTAACCACTCAAAAAGAGGAGGCCAAACTCTTTCAGTTCCTTAATGGTTTAGATGACCTTTATAGCCCACAACGCAGTCAAATTTTGCTTTTACACCCTTTACCTAGTGTGGAAATGGCTTGTGCTGCCATCCAACAGGAGGAGTCTCAGAGAGACATCTTAAAACCCTCCCTCTCTTTTGAAAATGATATGTCTGCCATGTTAGGCAAAGTTGCTATCTCCCCAGATTGA